The following are encoded in a window of Planktothrix sp. FACHB-1365 genomic DNA:
- a CDS encoding DUF1823 family protein — MAQFLELPPLTSDTIWAIINEEIDDTMVNQLVWYYLGYQYNPETDQWDGTNADPHWKEDYPEPPDFIESRPATIKLTRSIPAENKQMLKETLGFKGYKIGEFTPRHTRRATMANWLLSQMRIMKLI, encoded by the coding sequence ATGGCTCAATTTCTTGAACTTCCCCCCTTGACTTCTGATACCATTTGGGCAATTATCAACGAAGAAATTGATGATACAATGGTTAATCAATTGGTTTGGTATTATTTAGGATATCAATATAATCCTGAAACCGATCAATGGGATGGAACAAATGCTGATCCTCATTGGAAAGAAGACTATCCAGAACCTCCTGATTTTATTGAAAGTCGTCCAGCAACAATAAAATTAACTCGTTCTATCCCTGCTGAAAATAAACAAATGTTAAAGGAAACATTGGGTTTTAAAGGTTATAAAATTGGAGAATTTACTCCCCGACACACCCGACGAGCAACGATGGCAAATTGGTTATTATCTCAAATGAGAATTATGAAATTAATCTAA
- a CDS encoding choice-of-anchor I family protein → MLNNQGQSISFIKTPGWINLVIPSTFLLGLMATPAMGLTLKPLGTYSTGIFDDGASLISAFDPKSANLFVTNQSTNSIDILNIQDPTNPFLKQSIDVTQFDPSFGTVLSVGQTKYQNTSLFAVAVKNIDTQAPGSILFFNPDGTLFNSSLEKSSVQVGALPDTLTFTPDGKKVLVANEGEANYVTNVNPEGSISLIDLEKLFLGESPTQKFIGLTDFNVGGSKYDQLGESVRIFGPDGITVAQSLEPEYIAVSDNGKKAWVTFQENNAVGLLDLITEEFTKIVGLGVKDYSLPENSLDVSDRDKAINIKNYSNLYGFYQPDEAKSYKVGGKNYVVIANEGSSIDEDGFSEEVRVADLVLDPTAFPNAAQLQKKENLGRLIVTNQQGDTDGDGDFDELYTFGGRSFSILDEEGNIVFDSGNQFEKITADLYPQFFNSDNSVNDFDSRSDAKGPEPEGITIGKIKNRTYAFIGLERISGVMIYDITDPLNPSFVNYSNNRNFNVAFDVNADGDPAPTPEQLLAVGDLGTEGVLFISAKDSPTGKPLVVTANEISGTTTINAVVPEPGTILGLLTSGVLGGLFLKRKRSGTIA, encoded by the coding sequence CTCAACAGGGATTTTTGATGATGGAGCTTCATTAATCTCTGCTTTTGATCCTAAATCAGCTAATTTGTTTGTTACCAATCAAAGTACAAATTCTATTGATATTCTCAATATCCAAGATCCAACCAATCCTTTCCTGAAGCAAAGTATTGATGTCACTCAGTTTGATCCTAGCTTTGGAACGGTTTTAAGTGTAGGTCAAACGAAATATCAAAATACAAGTTTATTTGCTGTCGCTGTTAAAAATATCGATACTCAAGCTCCGGGAAGCATCCTTTTCTTTAATCCTGATGGAACTTTATTTAATAGCAGTTTAGAAAAATCTTCTGTACAGGTGGGTGCGTTACCTGATACTTTAACCTTTACCCCAGATGGTAAAAAAGTATTAGTGGCGAATGAAGGCGAAGCTAACTATGTAACAAATGTTAATCCAGAAGGTTCCATCAGTTTAATCGACTTAGAAAAACTATTTTTGGGGGAAAGTCCAACCCAGAAATTTATTGGTTTAACAGATTTCAATGTTGGCGGTTCAAAATATGATCAATTGGGTGAAAGTGTCCGAATTTTTGGGCCTGATGGTATTACCGTTGCTCAGTCCCTCGAACCTGAATATATTGCTGTTTCTGATAATGGAAAGAAAGCTTGGGTGACATTCCAAGAAAATAATGCTGTGGGTTTATTAGATCTGATAACAGAAGAATTTACCAAGATTGTTGGATTAGGAGTCAAGGATTATAGCCTACCTGAAAACAGTTTAGATGTCAGTGACAGAGATAAGGCGATTAATATCAAAAACTATTCTAATCTCTACGGGTTTTATCAGCCTGATGAGGCAAAATCTTATAAAGTGGGTGGGAAAAACTATGTAGTTATTGCCAATGAAGGCTCTAGTATTGATGAAGATGGGTTTAGTGAAGAAGTCCGGGTAGCAGATTTAGTTCTTGATCCCACTGCTTTTCCCAATGCAGCACAATTACAAAAAAAAGAAAATTTAGGTCGTTTGATTGTCACGAATCAACAGGGAGATACGGATGGGGATGGAGACTTTGACGAACTTTATACCTTTGGGGGCCGTAGTTTTTCCATTTTGGATGAAGAAGGTAATATAGTCTTTGATAGTGGTAATCAGTTTGAAAAAATTACAGCCGATTTATATCCACAGTTTTTCAATTCTGATAATTCAGTCAATGATTTTGATAGTCGCAGTGATGCTAAAGGGCCAGAACCAGAAGGAATAACGATTGGCAAAATTAAGAATCGCACCTATGCCTTTATTGGTTTAGAACGAATCAGTGGTGTGATGATTTATGATATTACCGATCCCTTAAATCCTTCCTTTGTTAACTATTCTAATAATCGCAACTTTAATGTTGCTTTTGATGTCAATGCAGATGGTGATCCTGCACCTACCCCTGAACAATTATTAGCCGTTGGTGATTTGGGTACAGAAGGTGTCTTGTTTATTTCAGCTAAGGATAGTCCTACAGGTAAACCTTTAGTTGTTACCGCCAATGAAATCAGTGGAACTACAACCATTAATGCAGTTGTTCCTGAACCGGGAACGATTTTAGGATTATTAACTTCCGGTGTTTTAGGTGGATTATTCCTCAAACGCAAACGTTCAGGAACTATCGCTTAA